The Gemmata palustris genome includes a region encoding these proteins:
- a CDS encoding DUF447 domain-containing protein, whose translation MILEGLVTTLDGTGAPHLAPMGPRVTADFARFTLRPFPTSNTYQNLLRHREGVLHVTDDALLLAKAAIGAVGIVPATRPADRVRGFVLADSCRHFEFVVTSVDATGERVSLEAEVVHAGHTRDFFGFNRAKHAVVEAAIFATRLHILPLAEVAAEFAKLRVIVGKTGGPDERAAMDLLEAKLRDVEAGR comes from the coding sequence ATGATCCTCGAAGGCCTCGTAACTACGCTCGACGGCACCGGCGCGCCGCACCTCGCCCCGATGGGGCCGCGCGTGACCGCGGACTTCGCGCGGTTCACGCTGAGGCCGTTCCCGACGTCCAACACGTACCAGAACTTGCTCCGCCACCGCGAGGGCGTGCTCCACGTGACCGATGACGCGCTACTCTTGGCGAAGGCCGCAATTGGGGCCGTGGGTATCGTGCCCGCGACGCGCCCGGCCGATCGCGTGCGCGGGTTTGTGCTGGCCGATTCGTGCCGGCACTTCGAGTTCGTGGTGACGTCGGTGGACGCGACCGGCGAGCGCGTGAGTTTGGAAGCCGAGGTGGTTCACGCGGGGCACACGCGCGACTTTTTCGGCTTCAACCGCGCGAAGCACGCGGTCGTCGAAGCCGCGATCTTTGCGACGCGCTTGCACATCCTGCCGCTCGCGGAGGTCGCTGCGGAATTTGCTAAACTCCGCGTAATTGTGGGCAAGACCGGCGGACCGGATGAGCGCGCTGCAATGGACTTGCTCGAAGCGAAGTTGCGCGATGTGGAGGCGGGTCGATGA
- the pabB gene encoding aminodeoxychorismate synthase component I gives MDPGPSLQFDAVPVPTAPGGPLAVELVPPPDPWAVARKLSHLPHLLFLDSAEKHADRGRYSYVSADPPGWDTAELFPPYALEAPKRSLFPRFTQLSSQLAAWKVAAVPNLPPFQGGIAALLGYELGGAFEARLDGSRRYRDIDSPDEALGIYDWVISFDHEQNRAWLLSHGYPESDRGTRKRRREKRLHEVLRLLRSEHTQPAVTDFLGCDNPANDILLEPQYPLPGFPGVTSNFDRAGYEAAVRRAVEYVHAGDCFQVNLSQRLLAPLREHPLELYGRLRALNPAPFAGYFDLGEFQILSASPERFLRVHPDGAVETRPIKGTRPRGKTPEEDAALIRDLSSSPKDRAENVMIVDLLRNDIGRVCEFGSVKVPRVCEVETFRFVHHLVSEVRGKLRAGLDPLDLLRATFPGGSVTGAPKVRAMEIIAELEPTARGPYCGSLGWIGFDGAMDTNILIRTFTAGRGWVQFPVGGGIVADSDPAREYEETLHKAAGLLRSLEGTGERPVSAGR, from the coding sequence ATGGACCCCGGCCCCTCACTCCAGTTCGACGCGGTGCCCGTGCCGACAGCGCCGGGCGGTCCACTCGCGGTCGAACTCGTTCCGCCCCCGGACCCGTGGGCCGTCGCACGCAAGCTATCGCACCTCCCGCACTTGCTGTTCCTCGACTCCGCCGAAAAGCACGCCGACCGCGGGCGCTATTCGTATGTGAGCGCCGATCCACCGGGGTGGGACACTGCCGAATTGTTTCCACCCTATGCGTTGGAGGCCCCGAAACGGTCCCTCTTCCCGCGGTTTACGCAACTGTCGTCCCAACTCGCAGCGTGGAAAGTCGCAGCCGTACCGAATTTGCCGCCATTTCAAGGCGGTATTGCTGCACTGCTCGGGTACGAGTTGGGTGGGGCATTTGAGGCGCGACTGGATGGGTCGCGTCGTTATCGCGATATTGACTCGCCGGACGAGGCCCTCGGAATTTACGATTGGGTCATCAGCTTCGACCATGAGCAGAACCGTGCGTGGCTTCTCTCCCACGGCTATCCCGAGTCGGATCGGGGTACGCGAAAGCGTCGACGCGAGAAGCGGCTCCATGAGGTACTTCGCTTATTGCGATCCGAACACACGCAGCCTGCTGTCACAGACTTTTTGGGGTGCGATAATCCGGCGAATGACATCCTACTCGAACCGCAATACCCGCTTCCCGGTTTCCCCGGGGTCACGAGCAACTTCGACCGCGCCGGTTACGAAGCCGCAGTCCGGCGCGCAGTCGAATATGTCCACGCGGGCGATTGCTTCCAGGTGAATCTGTCGCAGCGGTTACTCGCGCCGCTCCGCGAGCACCCGCTCGAACTCTACGGCCGGCTGCGTGCTCTCAACCCGGCGCCATTTGCGGGGTACTTCGACCTCGGCGAGTTCCAGATCCTCAGCGCGTCGCCGGAACGCTTCTTGCGTGTCCACCCCGACGGCGCAGTCGAAACGCGACCGATCAAGGGCACGCGCCCGCGCGGGAAGACGCCCGAAGAGGACGCGGCCCTGATCCGCGATCTCTCCTCCAGCCCGAAGGACCGGGCCGAAAACGTGATGATCGTGGACCTGCTCCGCAACGACATCGGCCGGGTTTGTGAGTTCGGGTCGGTGAAGGTGCCGCGCGTGTGCGAAGTGGAAACGTTCCGTTTTGTACACCACCTCGTTTCGGAAGTTCGCGGGAAACTCCGCGCGGGTCTCGATCCGCTCGATTTGCTCCGAGCGACGTTTCCCGGTGGGAGCGTGACGGGCGCGCCGAAAGTGCGGGCAATGGAGATCATCGCGGAGCTGGAACCGACCGCACGCGGGCCGTACTGTGGCAGCCTCGGCTGGATCGGGTTCGACGGCGCGATGGACACGAATATCCTGATCCGGACGTTCACCGCGGGCCGCGGGTGGGTGCAGTTCCCCGTGGGCGGGGGAATCGTGGCCGATAGTGACCCCGCACGCGAGTACGAAGAAACGCTGCACAAGGCCGCCGGACTGTTGCGGAGCCTGGAGGGAACGGGCGAGCGGCCGGTGTCAGCCGGCCGGTGA